Genomic DNA from Desulfonema ishimotonii:
GGACCGTATCCGGCTCTCCCGCACAGCGCTCTCCCGGCTCCCGGTGGCGGCTCAGCGCCGGCTTCTCCGCAAGGCCCTTGCCGGGGTCAGGGGCGATACGCGGCGCATCACCTTTGCCCACATCGGGGCGATGCTGGGGATTCTGGGAAAATCCGAAAAATCACTTGATCTGCCCGACCGGGTCCGGGTCTCCGTATCCGGCGACACGCTCTGCGTCGTCCGGGAAAAGGTTCCGCTGCGCAGGCCTGTGCCGGAAACCGGACTGACGTCCTTTGACTATACCCTTGCCGGGCCGGGGATGCTCTCTCTTGGCGAAATCGGTATGCGCCTGGTATTTTCAGAAACGGATATAAAAAACCGGGCGTTTTCCCGTCATGCTGGACAAAACGTGGCTTTTTTTGATATGGAGCAGCTGAGCTTTCCATTCTCTGTCAGGAATCCGAGGCCCGGAGACCGGTTTACCCCTCTGGGAATGACCGGAACCCAGAAGCTTAAAACGTATTTTATCAACCGGAAAGTCCCCCGGAAAGACCGTATGCAGTGTCCTGTTGTGCTGTGCCGGGATAAAATCATCTGGGTGGCAGGCCAGCGTATCGACGATGCGGTAAAGGTGACGCCGGCCACCCGGCGCGTGTTAAAAGGGGAGCTTCTGCTTGCCTAAGCCCGTAATGATGGTTAATATAATTTTGTCTGTATTTTCTTATTTTTTTCAGGAGGTAATCGTCCTTGAACCCTTTTTACAAAAATCTGGCATTGTGGCTGGTTATCACGCTGATGATGATTATGCTCTACAACCTGTTTAACCAGCAGAATATTACCGAAACAAGTCTCAGCTATACCGAATTTCTGACCATGGTCGACGCCGGAGATGTCTCCGAAGTCGTGATTCAGGGGCAGGAACTGGCCGTCACAGATTCCGCCCGGAAGCGCTTCAAAATATATGCCCCCCAGGACAACGACCTGATTCGCCGGCTGGAAGATAAGAAGGTCAGAATCAAGGCCAGGCCGCCTGCGGAAAATCCCTGGTATATGTCTGTGCTGGTGTCGTGGTTCCCCATGATGGTCCTCATCGGCGTCTGGATCTTCTTCATGCGCCAGATGCAGTCGGGCGGGGGAAAGGCCATGTCCTTTGGCAAGAGCCGGGCGCGGCTGATGTCCGACCAGTCTGAAAAAGTGACATTTGAGGATGTGGCCGGCATTGACGAGGCCAAGGAGGAACTGGGCGAAATTGTCGAATTCCTCAAAGACCCCAAGAAATTCACCCGCTTGGGCGGCAGAATCCCCAAGGGCGTCCTGCTGATGGGCCCTCCGGGGACCGGAAAAACCCTGCTGGGCCGGGCCATTGCCGGTGAGGCCGGGGTGCCCTTCTTCAGCATCAGCGGCTCGGACTTTGTGGAGATGTTCGTGGGCGTCGGGGCCTCCCGCGTCCGGGATCTGTTTCTCCAGGGCAAAAAAAATGCCCCCTGTATCATCTTTATCGACGAGATCGACGCTGTGGGACGGCATCGGGGTGCCGGTCTGGGGGGCGGACATGACGAGCGGGAACAGACCCTCAACCAGTTGCTGGTGGAGATGGACGGGTTTGAGTCCAACGAGGGCGTTATCCTGGTTTCGGCCACCAACCGGCCCGACGTACTGGACCCGGCCCTCATGCGGCCCGGACGGTTCGACCGGCAGGTGGTGGTGGCCCTGCCCGATGTGGCGGGACGGGAGAAGATCCTCCGGGTTCACATGAAAAAGTCGCCCGTCGGAAAGGACGTGGACCTGACGACTCTGGCAAAGGGGACGC
This window encodes:
- the ftsH gene encoding ATP-dependent zinc metalloprotease FtsH encodes the protein MNPFYKNLALWLVITLMMIMLYNLFNQQNITETSLSYTEFLTMVDAGDVSEVVIQGQELAVTDSARKRFKIYAPQDNDLIRRLEDKKVRIKARPPAENPWYMSVLVSWFPMMVLIGVWIFFMRQMQSGGGKAMSFGKSRARLMSDQSEKVTFEDVAGIDEAKEELGEIVEFLKDPKKFTRLGGRIPKGVLLMGPPGTGKTLLGRAIAGEAGVPFFSISGSDFVEMFVGVGASRVRDLFLQGKKNAPCIIFIDEIDAVGRHRGAGLGGGHDEREQTLNQLLVEMDGFESNEGVILVSATNRPDVLDPALMRPGRFDRQVVVALPDVAGREKILRVHMKKSPVGKDVDLTTLAKGTPGFSGADLENLVNEAALYAAKRNKSKIEMIDFEDAKDKVYMGLERKSMVLTDEDKKVTAYHEGGHALVARFMHGTDPVNKITIIPRGRALGVTWYLPEEKYTIFKEQYENKLAYTLGGRAAEEIIFGKITAGASNDIKQATQLAENMVRVWGMSEKLGPISYAKGGEQVFLGREIAQNRDHSEEVARTIDTEISQIIHTAHQRARKTLEENVDILHKLTELLLEKETIMGAELDDLILAMRPGIRLPALYSDSDAEETEMARKPEADAGDDDLLKEKEV